In Oncorhynchus nerka isolate Pitt River linkage group LG21, Oner_Uvic_2.0, whole genome shotgun sequence, the following are encoded in one genomic region:
- the LOC115104188 gene encoding lysine-specific demethylase 8-like, which yields MSTTHEYMAELWSAISAALPVTEAEFPLDFGEKVEPSVVDVLKRCRQQLYTRSGRWRQNAQIILDFSWERLNTGTWRDVDKEWRCLYSYGCLFKVAALCRDDASPATVQEAIRTCDLGLLMGAAIMDNILQTIVRILQNDIGKRHSNEENPSEGVRAKKMKVDCVSVPVVKQALAVPRIHCPSLESFKKDYLDPQKSVILEGIIDHWPAFKNHPWSLEYLQTVAGCRTVPVEVGSRYTDEEWSQTLLTVNEFINRYIVVKDTSSLGYLAQHQLFDQVPELKDDIRIPDYCCLGEGDEDDITINAWFGPGGTVSPLHQDPQQNFLAQVVGRKYIRLYSPEDTEKLYPHQLQLLHNTSQVESPDVVRFPEFVKAPYLECVLQPGEVLFIPVKHWHYVRSLELSFSVSFWWS from the exons ATGTCAACAACG CACGAGTATATGGCAGAACTGTGGTCAGCTATCTCTGCTGCTTTGCCTGTGACAGAGGCAGAATTTCCACTTGACTTCGGTGAAAAAGTTGAGCCTTCTGTGGTGGATGTGCTGAAACGTTGCAGGCAGCAGCTGTACACCAGGAGCGGTCGATGGAGGCAAAACGCTCAGATAATCTTGGACTTTTCCTGGGAGAGGCTCAATACAGGAACGTGGCGTGATGTGGACAAGGAGTGGAGGTGTTTGTATTCATATGGCTGCCTGTTCAAAGTAGCTGCCCTATGCCGTGATGATGCCTCACCAGCTACAGTGCAGGAGGCCATACGGACATGTGACTTGGGCCTGCTCATGGGGGCAGCCATCATGGACAATATTTTACAAACCATTGTAAGGATCCTGCAAAATGATATCGGGAAGAGGCACTCCAATGAGGAGAATCCTAGTGAAGGAGTTCGTGCCAAG AAAATGAAggttgactgtgtgtcagtgcctGTGGTCAAGCAGGCTCTGGCAGTACCAAGGATACACTGTCCATCATTGGAGAGCTTCAAGAAAGACTACTTGGATCCCCAAAAGTCAGTCATATTAGAGGGTATCATAGATCACTGGCCAGCCTTCAAAAACCACCCTTGGAG TTTAGAATACCTGCAAACTGTTGCTGGTTGTCGGACTGTACCTGTTGAAGTAGGCTCAAGATATACCGATGAGGAATGGTCACAGACACTCCTTACGGTCAATGAATTCATCAATCGCTATATTGTTGTGAAA GACACATCAAGTTTGGGATATCTTGCTCAGCACCAGCTATTTGATCAG GTCCCCGAGCTGAAAGACGACATCCGTATCCCTGACTACTGTTGTCTTGGTGAGGGAGATGAAGATGACATCACAATCAATGCTTGGTTTGGGCCAGGAGGTACAGTGTCCCCCCTTCATCAGGATCCTCAACAGAACTTCCTGGCTCAG GTGGTTGGGAGAAAGTACATTCGTCTGTATTCCCCTGAGGACACTGAGAAACTCTACCCTCACCAATTGCAGCTCCTACACAACACTAGTCag GTGGAGAGCCCAGACGTGGTGCGATTCCCAGAGTTTGTGAAGGCTCCCTACTTAGAGTGTGTGTTGCAACCTGGGGAGGTCTTGTTCATCCCAGTCAAGCACTGGCATTACGTGCGTTCTTTGGAGCTCAGCTTTTCTGTGAGCTTCTGGTGGTCATGA
- the LOC115104191 gene encoding non-structural maintenance of chromosomes element 1 homolog isoform X1 gives MICQGFPCTMARPQGESHKRFLQTMMVNGIIDGAKARALHRHCCVRHGAHYAHDKLDEFIEVINAQLQPMFMQIRKGISEEDGLQYHALVNMAETDVTRMSTDYADNELELFRKTMDLIVDSDNGTASSTDILNCADSLQTKKLKKRETEHVLNRLVQDKWLNEKNGDYSLSTRCIMEMEQYIRMLYQDQVKVCHICHNVALQCQMCENPTCGIKIHTPCVARYFKGRTDPRCPACEDFWPHEIPDVYRSLSSQSETQSAAKENTAPTPRSTARTRRS, from the exons GGCTTTCCTTGCACCATGGCTCGACCACAGGGAGAAAGCCATAAAAGGTTCCTGCAAACCATGATGGTCAATGGGATCATTGATGGTGCCAAGGCAAGGGCTCTCCACCGGCATTGCTGTGTGAGACACGGTG CACACTATGCTCATGATAAACTTGATGAATTCATTGAGGTTATCAATGCCCAGCTACAGCCCATGTTCATGCAGATCAGAAAAGGGATATCTGAGGAGGATGGTCTTCAGTACCATGCTTTG GTGAACATGGCTGAAACTGATGTGACCAGGATGTCAACTGATTATGCAGACAACGAGTTGGAATTATTCCGAAAAACA ATGGACCTGATTGTGGACTCTGACAATGGAACCGCCTCTTCCACAGACATTCTTAACTGTGCCGACAGCCTCCAGACAAAGAAGCTAAAGAAAAGAGAAACTGAACATGTACTGAACAGGCTTGTTCAGGATAAGTGGCTGAATGAG AAAAATGGTGACTACTCTCTCTCCACTCGATGTATAATGGAGATGGAGCAATATATTCGGATGTTGTATCAAGACCAGGTCAAGGTCTGCCACATCTGTCACAATGTGGCCTTGCAG TGCCAGATGTGTGAAAATCCTACATGTGGCATCAAAATCCACACCCCTTGTGTCGCCAGATACTTCAAAGGAAGGACTGATCCACGATGCCCTGCCTGTGAGGACTTCTGGCCACATGAGATCCCAG ATGTGTATAgatctctgtcctctcagagcgAGACTCAGTCAGCAGCCAAAGAGAATACGGCCCCCACTCCTCGGTCTACAGCTCGGACCAGGAGGTCATAA
- the LOC115104191 gene encoding non-structural maintenance of chromosomes element 1 homolog isoform X2 — translation MARPQGESHKRFLQTMMVNGIIDGAKARALHRHCCVRHGAHYAHDKLDEFIEVINAQLQPMFMQIRKGISEEDGLQYHALVNMAETDVTRMSTDYADNELELFRKTMDLIVDSDNGTASSTDILNCADSLQTKKLKKRETEHVLNRLVQDKWLNEKNGDYSLSTRCIMEMEQYIRMLYQDQVKVCHICHNVALQCQMCENPTCGIKIHTPCVARYFKGRTDPRCPACEDFWPHEIPDVYRSLSSQSETQSAAKENTAPTPRSTARTRRS, via the exons ATGGCTCGACCACAGGGAGAAAGCCATAAAAGGTTCCTGCAAACCATGATGGTCAATGGGATCATTGATGGTGCCAAGGCAAGGGCTCTCCACCGGCATTGCTGTGTGAGACACGGTG CACACTATGCTCATGATAAACTTGATGAATTCATTGAGGTTATCAATGCCCAGCTACAGCCCATGTTCATGCAGATCAGAAAAGGGATATCTGAGGAGGATGGTCTTCAGTACCATGCTTTG GTGAACATGGCTGAAACTGATGTGACCAGGATGTCAACTGATTATGCAGACAACGAGTTGGAATTATTCCGAAAAACA ATGGACCTGATTGTGGACTCTGACAATGGAACCGCCTCTTCCACAGACATTCTTAACTGTGCCGACAGCCTCCAGACAAAGAAGCTAAAGAAAAGAGAAACTGAACATGTACTGAACAGGCTTGTTCAGGATAAGTGGCTGAATGAG AAAAATGGTGACTACTCTCTCTCCACTCGATGTATAATGGAGATGGAGCAATATATTCGGATGTTGTATCAAGACCAGGTCAAGGTCTGCCACATCTGTCACAATGTGGCCTTGCAG TGCCAGATGTGTGAAAATCCTACATGTGGCATCAAAATCCACACCCCTTGTGTCGCCAGATACTTCAAAGGAAGGACTGATCCACGATGCCCTGCCTGTGAGGACTTCTGGCCACATGAGATCCCAG ATGTGTATAgatctctgtcctctcagagcgAGACTCAGTCAGCAGCCAAAGAGAATACGGCCCCCACTCCTCGGTCTACAGCTCGGACCAGGAGGTCATAA
- the LOC115104190 gene encoding uncharacterized protein LOC115104190 gives ICQTIPIIALYRKTQNPTIQEVKPTENGNFLVKWKTNYPDNEEFSKNLIAELSYRKKGETDEVSKNESTTSYELLGRDLEPNTIYALKVRTYTARSGRFSDWSEELEFTNPASSRKVLQIVFSCIAVIIITSALFWCSVRLKTKLWDNIPKCANPDLLYMVPRVPKVLSPPKILLSSIYVDSSKMDTEGKTWTNPATVDGSSGRGCGSELDSSSSLGHAHTCSMSPEPSNVQIISHLQEALSKVFPWNFNGNPQSLLLAPPMTDDGTEMNCPESNRDIGVCSSDYNPLHFMSESGGSCYNNITYSPSVPLNSLQELTSKTSSFPTRPLLFCNSSYYSGEADVLKNGHPQLFLGTGQQDLNLSTNCKTFLQTDNSYHPCDGASDDSETTTSSEDTSLIYGSNVSDVISVVAGYQSFSEAVGKDSERGTDAFIDVPLPLKGFQDVDREPLIYDVDPCYHSLPDPGCSLPPSDGNYQALQSLGQNCPDQWVSDKLLNKCLETEIPQSSMGNMPLNVIPNSQGGQCRIPGSPFLTAFCSDQAMQIDNDSSYHCVRLYGRHFCTSQLILLYICFSILYKQFEYHSAMKML, from the exons ATATGTCAAACCATCCCTATCATTGCCCTGTACAGAAAAACCCAAAACCCCACCATCCAAGAGGTGAAACCAACAGAAAATGGGAATTTCCTGGTCAAATGGAAGACAAACTACCCTGATAATGAAGAGTTTTCTAAGAACTTGATTGCCGAATTGAGCTACAGAAAGAAAGGAGAAACAGATGAG GTGTCCAAAAATGAATCAACAACTTCCTATGAATTACTTGGCAGAGACTTGGAGCCAAACACCATTTATGCTCTGAAGGTCAGAACCTATACTGCCCGGAGCGGCCGTTTCAGTGACTGGAGTGAAGAGTTGGAATTCACTAACC CTGCATCATCTCGGAAAGTGCTCCAGATTGTTTTCAGCTGCATTGCTGTTATCATCATCACAAGTGCTTTGTTTTGGTGCAGTGTTAG ACTCAAAACCAAGTTGTGGGATAATATTCCTAAATGTGCAAACCCAGACCt actgtatatggttcCAAGAGTACCTAAG GTATTGTCTCCTCCCAAAATACTTTTATCCTCCATCTATGTTGATTCTTCGAAAATGGACACTGAAGGAAAAACATG GACAAACCCTGCGACAGTAGATGGGAGCAGTGGAAGAGGCTGTGGCTCAGAGCTTGACTCATCGTCTTCCCTGGGTCATGCCCACACATGTTCCATGAGCCCGGAGCCTAGTAATGTGCAGATCATTAGCCATCTTCAAGAGGCCCTGAGCAAAGTCTTTCCCTGGAATTTTAATGGGAATCCTCAGTCATTGCTCTTAGCCCCTCCTATGACAGATGATGGTACAGAAATGAACTGCCCTGAGTCAAATCGAGACATTGGTGTGTGTTCATCCGACTACAATCCTCTTCATTTCATGAGTGAGTCTGGAGGCTCTTGTTACAACAATATTACCTACTCCCCCTCAGTACCCCTCAACTCCCTTCAAGAGTTAACAAGCAAAACGTCCTCATTTCCTACGCGGCCTCTGCTCTTTTGTAACTCCTCCTACTATTCTGGTGAGGCTGATGTGTTGAAAAATGGCCATCCACAGCTGTTTCTTGGTACTGGTCAACAAGACCTTAACTTGTCCACTAATTGTAAAACCTTCTTGCAAACCGACAATTCATATCACCCGTGTGATGGCGCCAGTGATGATTCAGAGACTACCACGTCATCAGAGGACACCAGTCTGATCTACGGTTCTAACGTGTCCGATGTTATCAGTGTCGTTGCTGGATATCAGAGCTTCAGTGAGGCGGTTGGTAAGGACAGTGAGAGAGGAACTGATGCCTTCATAGATGTGCCACTGCCACTTAAGGGTTTCCAGGATGTGGACAGAGAGCCTCTGATTTACGATGTGGATCCATGTTACCACAGCCTGCCTGACCCTGGATGCAGCCTCCCCCCGAGTGATGGCAATTATCAGGCTTTACAGAGCCTGGGACAAAATTGCCCAGATCAGTGGGTTTCAGACAAACTGCTGAACAAATGTCTGGAGACTGAGATCCCTCAAAGCTCCATGGGGAACATGCCTCTAAATGTCATACCCAACTCACAGGGAGGACAATGTCGGATACCTGGAAGTCCCTTTCTTACTGCTTTCTGTTCAGACCAAGCCATGCAAATAGACAATGACAGCTCTTATCATTGTGTGCGATTATACGGTAGACACTTTTGCACTTCACAATTAATTTTATTATATATATGTTTTTCTATATTATACAAACAGTTTGAATACCATTCTGCCATGAAAATGCTGTAG